caactttaaaactaaaaaaaaatgtgtattacAAGTTgattttacctagtatatataagtgtatttaattaaaaaaattattagtttgGCAGTCAAATTTACAAAATATCTATTTTGGCAGTTAAAAACaactggaagaaaaaaaaaaagagaagataaATCTAGCTTTATTGCctgattttgtaattttttttaataagaatAATTAGTGATAAACTATTTCATTTCTACCCTGTAGTAGCACTACTGGCACATATCAAAATATAGTACAATAACAATAATCAACAGGTAACTAAGTGATGGAAATAATTATGTTAAACTTGTAATTTTATTCATCTATATAGCTAATAACCGCCATGCAACTTAGTAGTTGCAACAAAATCATACAAATAATAACTTAATAAGAATGATGACAGTATTGCGATCGAGTGTGAAAATAGTAGTGACCaaataaaagaaacaaaaaagagaTGAATAGGAGACAGATCGAGTAATAATTAAGCACTACTGCGCccctttaattaaataatatgatTCAATTCGTGGTGGCCGCCGGCCGGGGATTACGCGGCGGAGTCGATGCAAGGCGGTGGGTTGATAGTGCCGGAAATCTGGGGTTTAACATTCTTGCAAACGGACGTGGCTTTCCCCGCAATCTTAGCGCCAGTGGATTGGAGATTAATGTTCATAAGTTGAACATTTTCGCACGGATATAACCCACAAACAAGCTTATAGGCAAAAGGAGTCGAAGCAGTTCCCTTAATGTCCTTGAACGTCACTTTGCTAACCTTGATCTTAGACTTTTTCTGATGAATATATATATAGCAGGGatgagtttatatatatattgattcagaaaagaaaaaataatatgtaaaaaatatatatacgtaTACGAATACGAACCCCTTTAACGTCGGAGCATGAGCCCCAGGGGCAGTACTCCTGATCGATAATAATTGGGTTTTCAACATTTTCCATGGTGAGTTTCTCAAAGTGCAGGTCAGTTGCAATACCCTCCGGAGAGCCTTCCCATGTCTTGACCCTGACTCCATTTGAGGTGCCCTTGAATGTGCAGTCAGTGACAGTAACGCCTTCCACGGGGAGTTCATTCTTGTACTTTCCCAGGCTCCCAACACTGATTCCGTGGCCTGGTCCGCACGAGACCTTGGTGACCGTCAACTTCTTGGTTCCATCTCCAATGGAGATGCAGTCGTCACCGGTTGTAATGGTGCAGTCGGAGATGGTGATGTTGGTCGAACGCCCAAGGTGGATTCCATCCGTGGTCCAGCTATCCTCGGGTGCTGTTATCTTAAGATTTTTGAAAGAGAGGTTCTCTCCTCCCAAAACTGTGATGTGGAATTGTTTGCTGTCTTTCGATGTGAAATCCTTGAACTCAGAATCGGTTACGTAGTTAAGCCTAAGGTTCTGTTTGTTGTGTTCAAATTCCATGCATCATCAGCATCATGCACCAAAAATCAACAACACATGTTATACGtatattatctttttattattagctatatatatataggcttATATATTGTAAAATTAACAATATATAAGAGCTTACAATGGGGAGTTGGGCACAATAGTCAGTTCTCTTGCATTTGGCTCCCCAACTATCTTTGCCATTGCCATCGAAAGTTCCTGTACCACTCACAGTCAGGTGTTGGATTCTTTCAAAAGTGACCCATCCGTCTCCACTTTTGAAGCCACTGGCGGCGGCCGGGGCCATCAATATGCCGTCCAGCTGAAACTCGACAGGAGACTTGCATGGTCCCAAGAAAAATGCCTTGCTTAATTTGTATGTCCCTTTTGGAACTATTATTTTCGCTTTGGCTGGTGTTGCACACGCCTCTTTCCAAGCATCCACTAAAGCCTAGACattatacaaaaaatatataccatATTATTTGGTTTGTAACAATTAagcttaattaataaaattacacatATAGATACAGCTTTATCAACTACCTGATCAATTGGGCCATCGGGTTTTGCTCCGTACTTGGTCACATCAAACGTTT
This genomic interval from Humulus lupulus chromosome 8, drHumLupu1.1, whole genome shotgun sequence contains the following:
- the LOC133795842 gene encoding exopolygalacturonase-like, which produces MGLQRNKNVLLISLVVLVAISVVTTTNCQTFDVTKYGAKPDGPIDQALVDAWKEACATPAKAKIIVPKGTYKLSKAFFLGPCKSPVEFQLDGILMAPAAASGFKSGDGWVTFERIQHLTVSGTGTFDGNGKDSWGAKCKRTDYCAQLPINLRLNYVTDSEFKDFTSKDSKQFHITVLGGENLSFKNLKITAPEDSWTTDGIHLGRSTNITISDCTITTGDDCISIGDGTKKLTVTKVSCGPGHGISVGSLGKYKNELPVEGVTVTDCTFKGTSNGVRVKTWEGSPEGIATDLHFEKLTMENVENPIIIDQEYCPWGSCSDVKGSKIKVSKVTFKDIKGTASTPFAYKLVCGLYPCENVQLMNINLQSTGAKIAGKATSVCKNVKPQISGTINPPPCIDSAA